The following coding sequences are from one Bos mutus isolate GX-2022 chromosome 22, NWIPB_WYAK_1.1, whole genome shotgun sequence window:
- the SDHAF2 gene encoding succinate dehydrogenase assembly factor 2, mitochondrial isoform X2, whose amino-acid sequence MLAVSRRRLVSPSLSMTSCSRCYRGDSPTDSQKDMIEIPLPPWQERTDESIETKRARLLYESRKRGMLENCILLSLFAKEHLQHMTEKQLNLYDRLINEPSNDWDIYYWATEAKPAPEIFENEVMTLLRDFAKNKNKEQRLRAPDLEYLFEKPH is encoded by the exons ATGCTTGCTGTGTCAAGGCGCCGCCTAGTGTctccttcactcagcatgacatcATGCAGCCGCTGCTACAGAGGTGACAGCCCAACAGATTCCCAGAAGGATATGATTGAAATCCCTTTGCCTCCCTGGCAGGAGCGAACTGATGAATCCATAGAAACCAAACGAGCCCGGCTGCTCTATGAGAGCAGAAAGAGGGGAATGCTGGAAAACTGCATCCTGCTTAG CCTCTTCGCTAAGGAACATCTGCAACACATGACAGAGAAACAGCTGAACCTCTACGATCGCCTGATTAATGAACCCAGTAACGACTGGGATATTTACTACTGGGCTACAG AAGCAAAACCAGCcccagaaatatttgaaaacgAAGTCATGACCCTGCTGAGAGACTTTGctaagaacaaaaacaaagagcAGCGACTGCGGGCCCCGGATCTTGAATACCTCTTCGAAAAGCCACATTGA
- the SDHAF2 gene encoding succinate dehydrogenase assembly factor 2, mitochondrial isoform X1 codes for MAVVAVFPALARMLAVSRRRLVSPSLSMTSCSRCYRGDSPTDSQKDMIEIPLPPWQERTDESIETKRARLLYESRKRGMLENCILLSLFAKEHLQHMTEKQLNLYDRLINEPSNDWDIYYWATEAKPAPEIFENEVMTLLRDFAKNKNKEQRLRAPDLEYLFEKPH; via the exons ATGGCGGTGGTCGCTGTCTTCCCGGCTCTTGCGCGG ATGCTTGCTGTGTCAAGGCGCCGCCTAGTGTctccttcactcagcatgacatcATGCAGCCGCTGCTACAGAGGTGACAGCCCAACAGATTCCCAGAAGGATATGATTGAAATCCCTTTGCCTCCCTGGCAGGAGCGAACTGATGAATCCATAGAAACCAAACGAGCCCGGCTGCTCTATGAGAGCAGAAAGAGGGGAATGCTGGAAAACTGCATCCTGCTTAG CCTCTTCGCTAAGGAACATCTGCAACACATGACAGAGAAACAGCTGAACCTCTACGATCGCCTGATTAATGAACCCAGTAACGACTGGGATATTTACTACTGGGCTACAG AAGCAAAACCAGCcccagaaatatttgaaaacgAAGTCATGACCCTGCTGAGAGACTTTGctaagaacaaaaacaaagagcAGCGACTGCGGGCCCCGGATCTTGAATACCTCTTCGAAAAGCCACATTGA